The Oryza glaberrima chromosome 5, OglaRS2, whole genome shotgun sequence DNA segment GTCATCAATACAGTAGTACACCAATGGCATATGCATGGTTTTCTGGCTGCCATATGGGTGTCAGTTCAAGTATACTAATAAAATGAGTCACTAGACAGTGTTCTGTTTAAAGTTTCAGAATAAAATACAGGCTCAGTACGTGCTTGGTGTGTTATGAGCTTCTGCTCTGCAAGCTTGATGTGTCATGTATATGTTACAGAAATAAATGTGAGACGGCTTTCTGCTTAAGGTCCCATTGCACTTTTGTACTTTTGAAGTTCAGTCGTACATGATCAACAGTTACACAAATACAGACTggtcatgttttttttagacGATGTTAACACAAGAAACTTTGTGGTGGAATCTGCAGATCGTCTGCAGAGCTTTGTAACATCTCAACCACTCTAGTCATCGAAGGCCGATTGTTAGGCAGTAGTTGTATGCACCATAGACCGATGATTATCATCTTCCTTACGAGTACAGAGGTGTCAAGTCTTATCTCATTAGCTGTGACACAATATCCCTCCAAATGTTCATAAATCCATTGAGGAAAATATTTGCTGCTGACATCTGCACTTGCACTGATATTCTTTCTTGCTCCAACCATCTCAAGGATCATCATCCCATAACTATAGACATCAGACTTGCTGCTTGCATCTCCAAATTGCTTTGAAAATACCTCTGGGGCAATGTAACCTATTGTCCCTCTTGCACCATCAATAGAGATGATACTCTCTTTTTGTTTGCACAATTTTGCCAATCCAAAATCAGATATCTTAGGACAAAAATCTTGGTCTAGTAGAATATTGTGGGGTTTAATGTCAAAATGAACAATACGAGTATTGCACCCTCGATGCAAATATTCAAGTCCCCGAGCAATCCCAATTGCAATATCAAACAATTTCTCCCAACTAAGTGAATCTTCAGTTTCAGAGTTTGGTCTGAAAGCAAATCTCTCCAGTGATCCATTAGGCATGAACTCATAAATCAGAGCCCTTTTTGATCCCTGAATACAATATCCCAACAAGGTGACAACGTTAACATGAGAAGTTCTGCTGATGCTTGCTACCTCATTCATGAATTCTTGGCCATCATCCTTGCAAGACTTCAGTAACTTCACTGCAATTGGCTTGCCATTTGGCATCTTGCCCATGTAAACAGTACCAAAGCCACCTTGGCCGAGCTTGTGACTAAAAGATTTGGTCATTGTTTTCACTTCTGAGTAAGAATATCTCTTTGGGTGTTGAGCTTCATGCTTTTGCAAGAAGGACTCGATGTTTGGTGCTTCTTTGGATTTTCCCATCGAGGACAATAGACCATGCCAGAACTTCTTAACACACAAGGTGCACATCAGAAGCAGGAACAATAAAATTACACCTGAAACGACTGATACACCTACAGTAATATTTTAAGACAATGTCATATTACCAAGGATAAAGAAATTTCAATTACTCTATTCCTTTTTCAATTGAAAATGCGTGGTTCTGGTATATACTCTCTATTTTTGTGCAAAACCTTcatcaaattttttcataaccatttaggtgacatgcaaataacaagAGGATATtccctcgagggattaaaatagtttctcCATTTATTCATAGGGAAAAGAATGTACTGTATGTTAGTGGCAATCCTACTCATGAGAGTTTTTTTTGCTTACAATTTTGTActcgcaatatgtgcaattagttgaGTAATTACACTCGTAATGGGTTCCTGTCATTAATATTTTCCGTTGCTAGATTCAGATTTCCGGAAAAATATATAGGAGGCAGAGTTTTCATATATTTACCTATTGCAATAGCCTTTTTCTTCGATATCTTTGATCCTGCAAAATCATGAAACAATTTTATCAACGAAACAATCAGCAAGCGACAACATTAGCTaattatttgacaaaaaaaatgtttttgcaggtcataaaaaaatagaatgcaTGAATGCAcctttaggaaaaaaaagacacaaTATCACACTAAAAGTGCATCATGATACCGGTCCtatttttcatcttcttccttcttttaaGACATCTTCATCTTATGGGGTGAGAAAACAAGGAATACAAGAAAATGGTCTACTTGGTTTGCCATTCAACACGAGCTTAAATATTTAAACGTTTTGgtcaaaaaataactaattcAGTTCATACTACCTAATCCCCTAGTTGTCAATTTTGATAATGCTTATAGGTTAACAGTCGGCATCAACAagagaaaattctataaatttaagTGAAGAGATTAATTCAAGTAAGTCTGAATTTTGTAGACTTGCAGAACGTAAGCAAATACTTGTCATTTGAGCCATGTCAAATGCACGCAAATCAAAGGTTGATCAAGGCCCCGTCAAAACTAGAACATCACCAAAAAATTGGCACATTAATCAAAGAAAGAAACGAAAATCGCCACTCACTATCCTAAACTTGTCTAAGATGAGGTCACCAGATTAAACTATAGGACCCAAACATAGCAGAAACAGACATCTTGAGTCAAACATAGTTGTCCTAATCGAaacaaattaactaaaaaaacaaCCTTAACACCAACCTTGACTTGCCCTCAAGTTTGGTTAGAAGATACATAGGGGTACCTGATGAAGAACATGATCCAATAGCTTGACCATAAGGGCAGTAACATGTATACTGATCAGGAAAACTGCCATTAAACCCACAATGCCCTCCAGAAGCCTTACAATCACTACACCAACCTAGCCCAACTTTCCATCTCGCCGTGAAACCTCCTCTAATCACATCCGCAAGGCTAGAATTTCCAGCAGCCAATGAGCCTGCCATGGTTGAGTTGCATGGAACAACGATAGTTGAGCTGCATGATCCCAGAAAATCTGATTCCAACGAGTCATCCTTGCACCGAATTCTTGCACAGAAGGTGGCACCGATGAGAGTAGGATGATGATGAGCAATGGCAACGCACATAGGGGATGCATCTTCTCAAAGGTGTGGTGATGAAGAGCAACaagaaaaggggagaggaagaggatacTAGCTAGCTGCCTGCCTGGGGTAGATGTATGGACGAGAAATGCAATACCAGATgagtgtactactactacttaagACGGCGATTAAGTCACTGCACGGCTTATTGATTGTCTTCATATAGGTCAAGAGAGGACGGCCGAGAAGAATTCATGAGACAGATCATGGCGTCAGATTTCAGGAAGTTAGAGCTATTCAATGGgttatggtttttcttttctccttccgTGGCGGCTCAGCCGGAAGGAAATTTCGGGCAAACAGTTGGTACAAGTCAAAGATTTGAGGCGTCTTGGTACCTGTTCTTTATGTGAACTGGCACGTCGCACTCTCGTCTGGCTCACGTCAAATTAGATTGCGATGGTCAAAAGTCAGAACCTTCGTCTTGTTCTAGGAGAAGTTACCCACCAACTGTGACTACTGATCACCAGTGATCTTCAACTCGGAGGCATAGTGGTGCACTTGCGCTCACAGTAGGGGTGGATAAAAAGCTCGAAACTCGTGTCTCGGATTGATTCGAACTCGTAATCTTAATGAGTCAAGTCGAGCTAGCCTTTTATCTCGTGAgcttaacgagctagctcgcgagctgctTGTTTAGCTCGTTAGTATAAAATATCACCACATCTTCATGAACTTACTGTTTCTTGACTAGTGCTTAGTTTTTTAATTACATCAAAACTATTCATATTTAGAGAGTATTATAccccctccgttttttaatagatgacgccgttgactttttctcacatgtttgaccattcgtcttattcaaaaaatttacgtaactataatttattttgtatgagttgttttatcactcatagtactttaagtgtgatttatatcatatacatttgcataaaatttttgaataagacaaatggtcaaacatgtgagaaaaagtcaacggcgtcatctatttaaaaaacggaggtagtattagttagagtttattattatgttaatacgtaataaaatgttaaatttaaaattattaatatgatattaatgAGATATAACTCGTTAACGAGCCTAACGAGtttaacgagccagctcgcgaACTGAGCCAAACTAGTCTTCTAGCTCGTTAACATTAACGAGGCTCGTTAAGACAACAAGCTCAAACGAACCGAGCTGGCTCGTCCACCCCTACCTCACAGGGATTTCACAGTTCCTAGTACCAATTACCAAATAACCTCTGCCAAATAAACGAGAATTCTGGGGTGAAAATAGGAGTTTCTAGATACTTTGCTGCCGTCATACCGGTTGGCACAAGCAGTGCCGTCACCAACATGGCAGAACGCATCAACAAAACCAGGTTTCATTTTCTATCAAGAAAGATGTGCGGGGATGCCTACCACACCTATACGAACAGCAATTGGCTTTTGGGATGCCACAATGCATTCATGCAACACTGTCAAAGTTACCCgcaaaaaaatgttttgtttcGTTAGCAAGCAATTAAAAGTTGGAGTGAGATCACGCTTACAACTTCTAgcacttaaaatttattttaaaatataataataattgaCTGATAttcttttctcaaccaattactAACCCTCATCATTCACTTTTTCTAACTAGCTTTCACTTCTCAATTAATCGTAACTTCTtcccatttaattctacctactttttaaataacttgtcaaactttaaaacttcttatattttgggacataggTAATATATCATAGACACACTTCattcattccaaaataaatcaatctgGTACgagatatgatatattttagtttTACGAATTTGGATAAACAAACAGTTATCTAAATTCGTAGAACTACTATATGTGATGTTATGTATTACGTTAGTTTATTTTGGAATGAAAGTAAATGCTaggtagtagtaattaatttttttgaatgaaaGTAATACTCACCGCAGTctgttttgctgacgtggccaTCGGAGCACAGGCATCCCAGGAACGTGGTGTTCCCGTCGTAGCTGCAGCGTCCCCCGGATACCTCGCAACCATGGCACATCCCCGCCGTCGGGTCCCAGCTCAGCTGGAACCCGCGCTTCAGCACGGCGCCGTATCCATCACCGCCCAATACGCCGTAGTCGTTCTCGAGCCAATCCTTGAGcaccggcgccaccaccacctccttgcACACCCCCAAccatcccctctcttctcgCACGTCCACGTCAGGCTGCGCCGCCACGAAAGACGGCCCCAGCTGGAAGTCGACGAAGCTGCTGCAGTTGATCGGGCGGAtgtacggcggcggccgcagcacGACGTCGGCCGCGGGGTAGCAGTCGAAGAAGAAGGTGACGCTGTCGTTGCTGGGGCTCGGGAACGTGAGCACCGGAGGGAGGGTGACGTTGTGCTTCACCCTCGggcagtcgccgccgtcgagcgcgtCGGAGTCGGCCACCGTGACGGTGTGGTTGCCGTGGTTGATCTCCAGGACGGTGTAGTTGTAATTCCCGAGTCGCAGGATGGCGCGGTCGTGGTCGCAGATGATGCCCAGCCACGGGTAGCCGCAGTAGCTGGTGTtcccgtcgacgacgacgacctgatCCGTCGTGTTGGAGAGGTAGAAAGGGTACTTGATCTCCACGTGGTCGCCGCAGAAGATTGGGCTCGCGCATATGGCGGCGTCGTACGTTCCGCCGCCGGCAGTGGCGCCCTCAGGGTCGGAAGCGATGAAccagaagaggaggaggaggaggagaaggtgggAAGCATGGCTACCGAGCAAAGCACGCCCGTATCTTCTCATTATTTGCTCGGAACGCGTCGATGATTTGGGTCGGAGTTTCGGTGACTTGTTTTCAAATGACAAGGAAAGTTCAAGCGATTGTTAAGTCAAAGAAGTGTACTATCATCGCCCCGCGAAATTTCCTCATCAATTTGCTTCAGAAAATAGTTGCTGTCAGACCTCCGATGCAATCGCAAATCCACTACATGCTAGTAGTACATGTTCTCGTTGTGATTCTTTTTTCCTGTGCTCATCTACACCTATGCTGATGATGTATATGTTTATAACAACTTCGTTCTTAAACTTCAAACAATGTTTTCTTCTATTTTCTTATCCGATCAATGATTCGATCAAACCGCTGCATTCGTTacaattaataaatatttacaataatatctcactttattattttctgattattttttaaacatattttttaacgttgtgtatattttatttagttgtttcaataagtatttattaatgtttcactattttatttgtaaatgttgcacgcaatattattttttatgttccATACTGTCTAAAAATGTTGTGGCGAAAATAGTTATTCTTGTGaatatattatatgtttctCATGACttttttaatgtttcactaGTTAGGACTAAATGTTTCATATAGTGGTTATCGATGTTACATCCAATATCTTTGAAGTGTTGCATCTCTTTAAAACACATTTGAGTAAATGATAAAACATTGCTCgatatttttttgttaaaatataatcatataatatCTTGTTGCAAAAATTTAATTCTAACCAATACAATGATGTAATTATATATCATAGATtggattaataatttattagataaaACCATTTAAAACTTAGAAAATAAGtaggtatgcatgcatgcaagaggagagagggagagcatTATTTAGAGAGGCGTCCAATTTTTGTCATCCGTCAGACGTTCAAAACGTAGACGTCTCcgatttattttgaaatgatAACaaaggccttgtttggatccggagggctaaTTATTAGCCCTCTAGAATCATATTATTTAGGAGTATTtaacgtagattactgataaaACCCATTCCGTAACCCCTgggctaatttgcgagacgaatctaatgagcctaattaatcaatgttttgctacagtgatgctacagcaATCAtccgctaatcatggattaatatatctcgttagattcgtcttgcgaattAGCCGAGGGGTTATGAAACTGGTTTTGTCAAtaatttacgtttaatactcctaaatagcaagatttcggagccctccggatccaaacaaggcctagACAACACACGCGTGAGTTGATAAGGTACAGTTGCTCTTTGGCTATCCTTTTGCGAACACTTTCTCAGCTTTTGTATAGCTCAGAACTGGTTTTAATTTTTAGGAAATGTTTTTCACCCctactaactttttttttaacgaatcggCACAAGACAGTGCCAGTTTTATTGAATAGAGCATGAGAAAAAACTGTACAACGTATACGAAATATTTACATAAAGGAAAAAATCGCGAGTCCTAATGGACTAGGCTACAAAGGCCCTTTGCTCTTGCCAAGTTCCAAGTTTTTGTCTCCTCTTTGATCTTGGCAACCAGATTTGTTACCGATAGCTATTTATGTCTGAACACTAGCTGATTTCGTTATTTCCATAGTTCCCAAGAAATTAGGAGGATAAGGCTACGCAAGCCCTTTTCTGACACCCTTGGGGTAAAAACTAGGTTTGACCACCACTCGTAGACCGTCACAGGATTACTCCAATTTGTTGGTTTGATTTGATCGCAGGCAACCCAGGAAGAAATCAAACTCCAGACCCTCCTCGTGTATCTGCATTCTGCCATGAGGTGTAGGGCCGTCTCCAGCCAGTACTAACTTTTGACATTTAGTATCTGGAAACTCGTTGAAACTTGCGATTCTTGAATCCTGAAGTCTGAAAACTTTGTGCTTGAATTCTGAAACCATATGCTAAAAGGCTCAATATCCTTCACAGCCCAAGCGCCTGCGTTGAACTTAGGCGTGGAACAAACAAGGCTGTTTCCTAAGCTACATACGTTTCGGCCTGGCCCAAAACATACGAGCCTGGCCTATAATAGCTAGCAGGCCGTCAAGGGAAACGGCCCGGTAGTGTCAAGAATACAGATGTATCACCGACCGGAGTGATTATATGCTACCATGTCTGACTGTACACACTACGAATCTACGACGAATGCAATGTTCACATATACAGTACACTGTTCATTGTATGCCCGGTCTACTTCCATGTCCATTGTACACTGTTTATAAAGAATAGACTAgaaacatgtttttttcccGGTCTACTCCGGCcacaagtcaagagacaatcgTTTTTTCTTCAGGCCCGTATTGTGTCTAGTTttcgttaaaattggaagtttgattaaaattagaacgatgtgacgaaaaaattgaaagtttgtgtttttgatgtgatggaaaagttggaagtttgaacaaaaagttgggaactaaaa contains these protein-coding regions:
- the LOC127772502 gene encoding LEAF RUST 10 DISEASE-RESISTANCE LOCUS RECEPTOR-LIKE PROTEIN KINASE-like 2.1, with amino-acid sequence MRRYGRALLGSHASHLLLLLLLFWFIASDPEGATAGGGTYDAAICASPIFCGDHVEIKYPFYLSNTTDQVVVVDGNTSYCGYPWLGIICDHDRAILRLGNYNYTVLEINHGNHTVTVADSDALDGGDCPRVKHNVTLPPVLTFPSPSNDSVTFFFDCYPAADVVLRPPPYIRPINCSSFVDFQLGPSFVAAQPDVDVREERGWLGVCKEVVVAPVLKDWLENDYGVLGGDGYGAVLKRGFQLSWDPTAGMCHGCEVSGGRCSYDGNTTFLGCLCSDGHVSKTDCGSKISKKKAIAIGVSVVSGVILLFLLLMCTLCVKKFWHGLLSSMGKSKEAPNIESFLQKHEAQHPKRYSYSEVKTMTKSFSHKLGQGGFGTVYMGKMPNGKPIAVKLLKSCKDDGQEFMNEVASISRTSHVNVVTLLGYCIQGSKRALIYEFMPNGSLERFAFRPNSETEDSLSWEKLFDIAIGIARGLEYLHRGCNTRIVHFDIKPHNILLDQDFCPKISDFGLAKLCKQKESIISIDGARGTIGYIAPEVFSKQFGDASSKSDVYSYGMMILEMVGARKNISASADVSSKYFPQWIYEHLEGYCVTANEIRLDTSVLVRKMIIIGLWCIQLLPNNRPSMTRVVEMLQSSADDLQIPPQSFLC